One genomic window of Rhizomicrobium sp. includes the following:
- a CDS encoding glutathione S-transferase family protein — protein MRKLIHLTLSPASRLARLLVGEKRLACDPVLADDALAHLPVFIDLDGTRATGLWAIIDRLEGLYPDNPLMPEDPVARAEALRWLDWAGGPLNEQVTRRILFEKGAQRYTGAPQRSAPDMNVIRGGREALKAALKTLGEATDTNGNLSARDCNIADLAVAAQLSCLDYFGEVPWTDYPQAAEWYIRIKSRPSFRTLLADRVPGQPPTLSYAELDI, from the coding sequence ATGCGCAAACTGATTCATTTGACGCTTTCGCCCGCCTCGCGGCTGGCGCGCCTGCTGGTGGGCGAAAAGCGGCTCGCCTGCGACCCGGTGCTGGCCGACGACGCCCTGGCGCACCTGCCCGTCTTCATCGACCTCGATGGAACGCGGGCGACGGGCCTGTGGGCGATCATCGACCGCCTCGAAGGGCTCTATCCCGACAATCCGCTGATGCCGGAGGATCCCGTGGCGCGGGCCGAGGCCCTGCGCTGGCTCGACTGGGCGGGCGGGCCGCTGAACGAGCAGGTGACGCGGCGCATCCTGTTCGAGAAGGGCGCGCAGCGCTACACCGGCGCGCCGCAGCGCTCGGCGCCAGACATGAACGTGATCCGGGGCGGCCGCGAGGCGCTGAAGGCCGCGCTGAAGACGCTGGGCGAGGCGACCGACACCAACGGCAACCTGTCGGCCCGCGACTGCAACATCGCCGACCTCGCGGTGGCGGCGCAGCTCTCCTGCCTGGACTATTTCGGCGAAGTTCCGTGGACGGATTATCCGCAGGCGGCCGAATGGTACATCCGGATCAAGTCGCGGCCCTCGTTCCGCACCCTGCTCGCCGACCGCGTGCCGGGCCAGCCGCCGACACTGAGCTATGCCGAGCTCGACATCTAG
- the queG gene encoding tRNA epoxyqueuosine(34) reductase QueG produces the protein MPSSTSSEDPKTAIGARARAEGFDVVRFARAAAPARAPERLGAFLADGRHGTMDWLARDAARRAHPDVLWPGAKSVVVLGLNYGPADDPLDILARRELGAISVYAQGDDYHDVIKAKLKRLAGGIARDFACEVKLFVDTAPVMEKPLAESAGIGWQGKHTNLVSRDFGSWLFLASIFTSLDLAPDDAEDDHCGQCRRCLDACPTKAFPAPYQLDARRCISYLTIEHKGHIPREFREAIGNRIYGCDDCLAVCPWNKFARAGREQLLSARATLTAPSLRELARLDDAAFRALFRKSPVKRIGRDRFLRNVLIAIGNSGDAALGEEALRLLDDASPLVRAMAVWALKRLGVAVPCPPESERDADVLAEYSP, from the coding sequence ATGCCGAGCTCGACATCTAGCGAAGACCCCAAGACCGCGATCGGCGCGCGGGCGCGGGCGGAAGGGTTCGACGTGGTGCGCTTCGCGCGGGCCGCCGCGCCGGCGCGCGCGCCGGAACGGCTCGGCGCCTTCCTCGCCGACGGACGGCACGGCACGATGGACTGGCTGGCGCGCGACGCGGCGCGGCGGGCCCATCCGGACGTGCTGTGGCCGGGGGCGAAAAGCGTCGTCGTACTGGGGCTCAACTACGGGCCGGCCGACGATCCGCTCGACATCCTGGCGCGGCGGGAGCTCGGCGCGATCTCGGTCTATGCGCAGGGCGACGACTATCACGACGTCATCAAGGCCAAGCTCAAGCGGCTCGCCGGCGGCATCGCCAGGGACTTCGCTTGCGAGGTGAAGCTGTTCGTCGACACCGCGCCGGTGATGGAGAAGCCGCTGGCGGAAAGCGCCGGCATCGGCTGGCAGGGCAAGCACACCAACCTCGTCAGCCGCGACTTCGGCTCCTGGCTGTTCCTCGCCTCCATCTTCACCAGCCTCGATCTGGCGCCGGACGACGCGGAGGACGATCATTGCGGCCAGTGTCGGCGCTGCCTCGATGCGTGTCCGACGAAGGCGTTTCCGGCGCCTTACCAGCTCGATGCGCGGCGCTGCATCTCTTACCTCACCATCGAGCACAAGGGACATATCCCGCGCGAATTCCGCGAAGCGATCGGCAACCGCATCTATGGCTGCGACGACTGCCTGGCGGTGTGCCCGTGGAACAAGTTCGCGCGGGCCGGACGCGAACAGCTTTTGTCGGCACGCGCGACGCTGACGGCGCCGTCCTTGCGCGAGTTGGCGCGGCTCGACGACGCGGCGTTCCGCGCCCTGTTCCGCAAATCGCCGGTCAAGCGCATCGGGCGCGACCGCTTCCTGCGCAACGTGCTGATCGCCATCGGCAATAGCGGCGACGCGGCGTTGGGCGAGGAGGCGCTGCGCCTGCTGGACGATGCGTCGCCGCTGGTGCGGGCGATGGCGGTGTGGGCGCTCAAGCGGTTGGGCGTCGCGGTGCCCTGCCCTCCGGAATCCGAACGCGACGCCGATGTGCTGGCGGAATACAGTCCATAA
- a CDS encoding DUF6880 family protein — MAQTPAALVEMIMNLSERDPRLLQDLELAVTMDGGDEEALFSGFRQAIGDATRISDYVEYGEMRDWAANVEAVLKRLGALTERGHPLVALRLLDHFFGRMEKALQSIDDSDGHGGGLLTLAADLHLAACRAGKPEPIELARELLRRETEWDWSDCFHGASERYRAVLGKAGLAEYRRLAEKAWAGIKPLHDGARRVQDDQSAQRYRLQSILESFARRDGDVDAMIAVRARDLSSGYRYLQVAKLCAEHGRLAEALKWADEGLWQFEDEPDRGLVVFAAALRRRLTHENNLALPARKRSKS, encoded by the coding sequence ATGGCACAGACGCCGGCCGCGCTGGTCGAGATGATCATGAACTTGTCCGAACGCGATCCCCGCCTGCTGCAGGATTTGGAGCTTGCCGTGACGATGGACGGCGGCGACGAGGAGGCGCTGTTTTCGGGCTTCCGGCAGGCGATCGGCGATGCGACCCGGATTTCCGATTATGTCGAATACGGCGAGATGCGCGACTGGGCCGCCAATGTCGAGGCAGTGCTAAAGCGCCTCGGCGCATTGACCGAACGCGGCCATCCGCTGGTGGCGCTGCGGCTGCTCGACCATTTCTTCGGCCGCATGGAGAAGGCGTTGCAGAGCATCGACGATTCGGACGGCCATGGTGGCGGCCTGCTGACGCTCGCGGCGGATCTCCACCTGGCGGCCTGCCGCGCCGGCAAGCCCGAGCCGATCGAGCTCGCACGCGAACTCCTCCGGCGCGAGACGGAATGGGACTGGAGCGACTGCTTTCACGGCGCGAGCGAGCGCTATCGGGCAGTCCTAGGCAAGGCTGGGCTGGCCGAGTACCGGCGTCTTGCCGAAAAGGCCTGGGCCGGGATCAAGCCGCTGCATGACGGCGCAAGACGTGTGCAGGACGACCAGTCCGCGCAGCGGTATCGCCTGCAATCCATTCTCGAAAGCTTTGCAAGGCGCGACGGCGACGTCGATGCGATGATCGCCGTGCGCGCCCGCGATCTGTCGTCGGGCTATCGGTACCTGCAGGTCGCGAAATTGTGTGCGGAGCACGGCCGCCTCGCCGAAGCGCTCAAATGGGCCGACGAAGGGCTATGGCAGTTCGAGGATGAGCCGGACAGAGGTCTCGTGGTGTTTGCCGCAGCTCTTCGCCGACGCCTCACGCATGAGAACAATCTCGCGCTTCCTGCGCGGAAGAGGTCGAAAAGCTGA
- a CDS encoding aldo/keto reductase produces MANAAQSGSFKIGGDIEVHRLGFGAMRITGDGIWGEPADRAECLRTLKRLPELGVNFIDTADSYGPDVSEKLIHEALHPYKGILVATKGGFERSGPNVWTMNGRPDYLVKEAHKSLKQLGVEQIGLWQLHRIDPKVPAGEQFGAIKSLLKDGLIKHAGLSEVSVADIEAASKVFKVATVQNRYNLVDRGSEAVLDYCEKHGIGFIPWFPLASGTLAKSGSVLDAIAKKHKAAPSQVALAWVLKRSPVMLPIPGTSKVSHLEENVAAVDIHLSDEEFASLDRAGRQVA; encoded by the coding sequence ATGGCCAACGCGGCACAATCCGGCAGTTTCAAAATCGGCGGCGATATCGAGGTTCATCGTCTGGGCTTCGGTGCCATGCGCATCACCGGCGACGGCATCTGGGGCGAGCCCGCCGACCGCGCCGAATGCCTGCGCACGCTGAAGCGGCTTCCCGAACTCGGCGTGAACTTCATCGACACGGCGGACTCCTACGGCCCCGACGTGTCCGAGAAGCTCATCCACGAGGCGCTGCATCCCTACAAAGGCATATTGGTCGCGACCAAGGGCGGCTTCGAGCGCTCCGGTCCGAATGTCTGGACGATGAATGGCCGGCCCGACTACCTCGTCAAGGAAGCGCATAAGAGCCTCAAGCAGCTCGGCGTCGAGCAGATCGGCCTGTGGCAGCTGCATCGCATCGATCCCAAGGTGCCGGCCGGCGAGCAGTTCGGCGCGATCAAATCGCTGCTGAAGGACGGGCTGATCAAGCACGCCGGCTTGAGCGAAGTCTCGGTCGCCGATATCGAGGCCGCCTCGAAAGTGTTCAAGGTCGCCACGGTCCAGAACCGCTACAATCTGGTGGATCGCGGCAGCGAGGCTGTTCTCGACTATTGCGAGAAGCACGGCATCGGATTCATTCCCTGGTTTCCGCTAGCGTCCGGAACGCTCGCGAAATCCGGATCGGTGCTCGATGCGATCGCCAAGAAGCACAAGGCGGCCCCGAGCCAGGTCGCGCTGGCCTGGGTACTGAAGCGCAGCCCGGTGATGCTGCCCATTCCCGGCACCTCGAAAGTCAGCCATCTCGAAGAGAACGTGGCGGCCGTCGACATCCACCTGAGCGACGAGGAATTCGCCTCGCTCGACCGGGCCGGGCGCCAGGTCGCCTGA
- a CDS encoding undecaprenyl-diphosphate phosphatase yields the protein MSDIVNSVFLGIVEGLTEFLPVSSTAHLLVGENFLGLNKDQWEVFTVVIQFGAVLSVVAVYWRKFWEVLIGLPSRPQARQFVLNVVVAFLPSAVLGVVLIKTINGFLLDPQRALPVIAATWIVGGIIILLFERIAPVPRYTDGDNLPLSKAFQIGLCQCLALLPGVSRSGATILGGELLGVERKAAAAFTFYLAVPTMLGASVFELYKHREALTGANMQIIAIGFVVSFIVAWIVVKTFIGFVGRFGLKPFGWYRILAGLGIIAVLALR from the coding sequence ATGAGCGATATCGTCAATTCGGTCTTCCTCGGCATCGTCGAGGGGCTGACCGAGTTCCTGCCCGTGTCCTCGACCGCCCATCTGCTGGTCGGCGAGAATTTCCTCGGCCTGAACAAGGACCAGTGGGAGGTCTTCACCGTCGTCATCCAGTTCGGCGCCGTCCTCTCGGTGGTGGCGGTCTATTGGCGCAAATTCTGGGAGGTCCTGATCGGCCTGCCGAGCCGGCCGCAGGCGCGCCAATTCGTGCTCAACGTGGTCGTGGCCTTCCTGCCGTCCGCCGTGCTCGGCGTGGTGCTGATCAAGACGATCAACGGCTTCTTGCTGGATCCACAGCGCGCCCTGCCGGTCATCGCGGCGACCTGGATCGTCGGCGGGATCATCATCCTTCTGTTCGAGCGCATCGCGCCGGTGCCGCGCTACACCGACGGCGACAACCTGCCGCTCAGCAAGGCGTTCCAGATCGGCCTTTGCCAGTGCCTGGCGCTGCTGCCGGGCGTCTCGCGCTCCGGCGCCACTATCCTCGGCGGCGAGCTGCTCGGCGTGGAGCGCAAGGCGGCGGCCGCCTTCACCTTCTATCTCGCGGTGCCCACGATGCTCGGCGCCAGCGTCTTCGAGCTCTACAAGCACCGCGAGGCGCTGACCGGCGCCAATATGCAGATCATCGCGATCGGCTTCGTCGTGTCCTTCATCGTCGCCTGGATCGTCGTGAAGACGTTCATCGGCTTTGTCGGCCGCTTCGGCCTCAAGCCCTTCGGCTGGTACCGGATCTTGGCGGGCCTCGGGATTATTGCGGTGCTGGCGCTGCGCTGA
- a CDS encoding M48 family metallopeptidase, with the protein MNRTPLLSGLIGIVLLLVSGAAQAQQAGPRAAPVTIVQSQTLPPIGGAPVAFDPAKATEAYLARVSGAARARSDSYFEGGYWLILVDTLWAIGVAALLLWSRLSAAIRDFAERQTRSPFWQVPLYVGPYFLITTVLSFPLTLYENFLRERAYGLMNQTFFGWFSEFLTITGVNLILFTIGLTLLYWAIRGAGRIWWIWASAGFAAFFTVVIVISPVLLAPLINTYTPLPDSPLKQDILSLARANGIPAKDVFLVDASKQSDRISANVSGLFGTTRISLNDNLLKKGAHDEVLAVLGHEMGHYVMNHQLVSLTWLSLVALVAFLFLDGGFTALVGIFGGNWDLRRIDDPAGLPVLAALAAVFLLLATPLLNTITRTMEIQADMYGINAARKPDAFATSVLKLANYRKLDPAPWEEAIFYDHPSGRTRIWEMMRWKAEHLNDPDIKAGPVSPQ; encoded by the coding sequence ATGAATAGAACGCCGCTCCTGTCGGGGCTCATCGGCATCGTGCTCCTGCTCGTGTCGGGCGCCGCCCAGGCGCAGCAGGCCGGACCGCGCGCCGCGCCGGTGACCATCGTCCAGTCGCAAACGCTGCCGCCGATCGGCGGCGCGCCCGTGGCGTTCGATCCCGCGAAAGCGACCGAGGCCTATCTCGCGCGCGTCAGCGGCGCGGCGCGGGCGCGATCCGATTCCTATTTCGAGGGCGGCTATTGGCTGATCCTGGTCGACACGCTCTGGGCGATCGGCGTGGCGGCGCTGCTGCTATGGTCGCGCCTGTCCGCCGCCATCCGCGATTTCGCCGAGCGTCAGACGCGCTCGCCGTTCTGGCAGGTGCCGCTCTATGTCGGGCCCTATTTCCTGATCACGACGGTGCTGTCGTTTCCGCTGACGCTCTATGAGAACTTCCTGCGCGAGAGGGCCTATGGGCTGATGAACCAGACCTTCTTCGGCTGGTTCAGCGAGTTCCTGACGATCACCGGCGTGAACCTGATCCTGTTCACCATCGGCCTGACGCTCCTGTATTGGGCGATCCGCGGCGCGGGGCGGATCTGGTGGATCTGGGCGAGCGCCGGTTTCGCCGCGTTCTTCACGGTGGTCATCGTCATTTCGCCCGTGCTGCTCGCGCCGCTGATCAACACCTACACGCCGCTGCCCGACAGCCCCCTGAAGCAAGACATCCTGTCGCTGGCGCGCGCCAACGGGATTCCGGCGAAGGACGTGTTCCTGGTCGATGCCTCCAAGCAATCGGACCGCATCTCGGCGAACGTCTCGGGACTTTTCGGCACGACGCGGATCTCGCTGAACGACAACCTCTTGAAGAAGGGCGCCCATGACGAAGTCCTGGCCGTGCTCGGCCACGAGATGGGGCACTATGTGATGAACCACCAGCTGGTGAGCCTCACCTGGCTGTCGCTGGTGGCGCTGGTCGCGTTCCTGTTCCTGGACGGCGGGTTCACCGCCCTGGTCGGAATATTCGGCGGCAATTGGGACTTGAGGCGGATCGACGATCCGGCCGGCCTGCCGGTGCTGGCGGCGCTGGCGGCGGTCTTCCTGCTGCTGGCGACGCCGCTGCTCAACACCATCACCCGCACGATGGAAATCCAGGCCGACATGTACGGCATCAACGCCGCGCGCAAGCCCGACGCGTTCGCCACCTCGGTGCTGAAGCTGGCGAACTACCGCAAGCTCGATCCGGCGCCGTGGGAGGAAGCGATCTTCTACGACCACCCCTCCGGACGCACGCGCATCTGGGAGATGATGCGCTGGAAGGCCGAGCATCTGAACGATCCCGACATCAAGGCCGGACCCGTCTCGCCGCAATGA
- the mtgA gene encoding monofunctional biosynthetic peptidoglycan transglycosylase: MIGDDEQAPAGRTRGFPRGLWYGPEDRGTPWVRRILVVLFFFALPAPVLLLLIFRFAPVPVTPQMLLRLATFEEVHYAWRDADAISPYLGRAVIGAEDQNFCSHDGFDWKEMQDAWRDYQVRHKALRGASTLSQQTAREVFLTSWRSVIRKGAEAYLTVLMEALWPKKRILTVYLNVVDWGHGNFGAEAASQSYFGIPAAQLSQAQAARLAAILPNPQQWKAVHPGRYVRRRTGTLVERQHQVVRDALDWCVK; encoded by the coding sequence ATGATTGGGGATGACGAGCAGGCGCCGGCCGGACGGACGCGGGGTTTCCCGCGCGGGCTTTGGTACGGCCCGGAGGATCGCGGGACGCCCTGGGTGCGGCGCATCCTGGTCGTGCTGTTCTTCTTCGCCCTGCCCGCGCCGGTCCTGCTGCTGCTGATCTTCCGCTTCGCGCCGGTGCCGGTCACGCCGCAGATGCTGCTCAGGCTCGCGACCTTCGAGGAGGTGCATTACGCGTGGCGGGACGCCGACGCGATCTCGCCCTATCTGGGCCGGGCCGTGATCGGGGCCGAGGACCAGAATTTCTGCAGCCATGACGGTTTCGACTGGAAGGAAATGCAGGACGCCTGGCGCGACTATCAGGTCCGGCACAAGGCGCTGCGCGGCGCCAGCACGCTCAGCCAGCAGACGGCCCGCGAGGTGTTCCTGACCTCCTGGCGCAGCGTCATCCGCAAGGGCGCCGAGGCCTATCTCACCGTCCTGATGGAGGCGCTCTGGCCGAAGAAGCGCATCCTGACCGTCTATCTCAACGTGGTGGATTGGGGCCACGGCAATTTCGGCGCCGAGGCCGCGTCGCAGAGCTATTTCGGCATCCCGGCCGCGCAATTGAGCCAGGCGCAGGCGGCCCGGCTCGCCGCCATCCTGCCCAATCCGCAACAGTGGAAGGCGGTGCATCCGGGCCGCTATGTGCGCCGCCGCACCGGCACGCTGGTCGAGCGCCAGCACCAAGTCGTGCGCGATGCGCTGGACTGGTGCGTGAAGTAA
- a CDS encoding 6-carboxytetrahydropterin synthase produces MWELTKSFGFEAAHTLRRDIDREASLRIHGHSYKAEVTVAGTPDRVAGMVMDVGLLEQQLGGVRAQLDHQFLDDIKDMGPATMENIARWIWDRLVNVVPGLVRVTVLRESCGERCAYEGRAADA; encoded by the coding sequence ATGTGGGAATTGACGAAATCCTTCGGCTTCGAGGCGGCGCACACGCTGCGCCGCGACATCGACCGCGAGGCCAGCCTGCGCATTCACGGCCACTCCTATAAAGCCGAGGTCACGGTCGCCGGAACGCCGGACCGTGTCGCCGGCATGGTGATGGATGTCGGCCTGCTCGAACAGCAATTGGGCGGGGTGCGGGCGCAGCTCGATCATCAATTCCTCGACGACATCAAGGATATGGGCCCGGCCACGATGGAAAATATCGCGCGCTGGATCTGGGATCGGCTCGTGAACGTCGTTCCGGGCCTTGTGCGGGTGACCGTTCTTCGCGAAAGTTGCGGGGAGCGTTGTGCCTATGAGGGGCGGGCCGCCGACGCGTAA
- a CDS encoding tetratricopeptide repeat protein, protein MLFAAVAVGAHAASRDQYDACLNRAQSDPAGALLQASNWSKQGGGAAADHCAALALVGLRRYGEAASRLDALARSPFAADPSRKTALFDQAGNAWLLAGRADSAVASFSAALGIDPFDADLLADRARALALKQNWPKAESDLSAALLVNPDRADLYVLRGSARHAMGRKADARADFDRALRLQPGNADALVERGTMKFEAGDAAGARADWQAVVSAAPNSPAAQTAQQHLADAAAAH, encoded by the coding sequence ATGCTCTTCGCAGCGGTCGCCGTCGGCGCCCATGCGGCGAGCCGCGACCAGTACGACGCCTGCCTGAACCGGGCGCAGAGCGATCCCGCCGGCGCGCTGCTGCAGGCGTCGAACTGGTCCAAGCAGGGCGGCGGCGCCGCGGCCGATCATTGCGCTGCGCTCGCGCTGGTAGGCCTGCGCCGCTATGGCGAAGCCGCGTCGCGGCTGGACGCGCTGGCGCGCAGTCCCTTCGCCGCCGATCCGTCGCGCAAGACGGCCCTGTTCGACCAGGCGGGGAATGCCTGGCTCCTCGCCGGCCGCGCCGACAGCGCCGTCGCCTCGTTCAGTGCGGCGCTCGGCATCGATCCGTTCGACGCCGACCTGTTGGCGGACCGCGCCCGCGCGCTGGCGCTCAAGCAGAATTGGCCGAAGGCGGAGTCCGATCTCAGCGCCGCGCTGCTGGTCAATCCCGACCGCGCCGATCTCTACGTCCTGCGCGGCAGCGCCCGTCACGCCATGGGCCGCAAGGCGGACGCGCGCGCCGATTTCGACCGCGCGCTGCGGCTCCAGCCGGGCAACGCGGACGCGCTGGTGGAACGCGGCACGATGAAGTTCGAAGCCGGCGACGCCGCCGGCGCGCGGGCCGACTGGCAGGCCGTCGTCTCCGCGGCGCCGAACAGCCCGGCCGCGCAAACGGCGCAGCAGCACCTTGCGGATGCCGCGGCGGCGCATTGA
- a CDS encoding Fic family protein yields MPIRNSPPHRLVGTYAKSVVGGEAVEAFVPVRLPPAKPPLDLVRLSPRLLKAEHALARLDLAGDMVPSLDWFLYAFVRKEAVITSQIEGTQATLVDLFAFEAGGQAEPNAEVREVCNYLDALDYARGQFGKASGLPLSLRLLNEAHRRLMQGVRGANKQPGEVRRSQNWIGGSRPDNAIYVPPPPERLGELLGAFEKYIHVDDNLPKLVRTGLLHAQFETIHPYLDGNGRIGRLLIALLLEHWGLLRAPLLYISLFFKRHREEYYRRLNAVRTEGDWEGWIDFFLDGVATVADEAVASAQELFALVNADRARLLAAETVSVSAVRLFDQLPRHPIVTVASAMQLLRATKPTATRAIDAMAKLGILIETTGKKRDRSFAYQAYLDRLKIGTDLDLRR; encoded by the coding sequence ATGCCGATAAGGAACTCACCTCCACACCGTCTCGTCGGTACTTATGCGAAGTCGGTCGTCGGTGGCGAGGCTGTGGAAGCCTTCGTTCCAGTGAGGTTGCCGCCGGCAAAGCCGCCCCTGGACCTCGTTCGCCTCTCGCCCAGATTGCTTAAGGCCGAGCACGCACTCGCCCGGCTGGACCTCGCCGGCGACATGGTGCCGTCGCTCGATTGGTTCCTCTACGCCTTCGTGCGCAAGGAAGCGGTGATCACTTCGCAGATCGAAGGTACGCAGGCCACGCTTGTCGATCTGTTCGCATTCGAGGCCGGCGGCCAAGCCGAACCCAACGCGGAGGTTCGCGAGGTTTGCAACTATCTTGATGCGCTCGACTATGCGCGCGGGCAGTTCGGAAAGGCGAGTGGGCTGCCGCTTTCCCTGCGGCTTCTGAACGAGGCGCATCGTAGGCTGATGCAGGGTGTTCGCGGCGCCAACAAGCAACCGGGCGAAGTGCGCAGAAGTCAGAATTGGATCGGCGGAAGCCGCCCCGACAACGCAATCTATGTTCCTCCGCCGCCTGAAAGGCTAGGAGAACTGCTTGGCGCCTTCGAGAAATACATTCACGTGGATGACAATTTGCCCAAGCTGGTACGAACAGGGCTACTTCACGCACAGTTCGAGACGATCCATCCTTACCTGGACGGCAACGGGCGCATCGGCCGCCTTTTGATCGCATTGCTCTTAGAGCATTGGGGACTGCTGCGCGCGCCGTTGCTCTATATAAGCCTCTTCTTTAAGCGCCACCGCGAGGAATATTATCGACGGCTCAACGCCGTTCGCACCGAGGGCGACTGGGAAGGTTGGATCGATTTCTTCCTGGACGGAGTCGCTACCGTCGCGGACGAGGCTGTTGCCTCTGCACAGGAACTGTTTGCGCTCGTCAACGCGGATCGTGCACGCCTTCTCGCGGCGGAAACGGTCTCCGTCTCCGCCGTGCGGTTGTTCGACCAATTGCCCCGCCATCCCATCGTGACCGTGGCGTCGGCGATGCAACTATTAAGGGCGACAAAGCCGACCGCGACACGGGCGATCGATGCCATGGCCAAGCTCGGCATTCTCATTGAAACCACGGGCAAGAAGCGTGATCGGAGCTTTGCCTATCAGGCTTATCTCGACCGGCTGAAAATAGGTACCGATCTCGATCTCCGGCGTTGA
- a CDS encoding complex I NDUFA9 subunit family protein: MTKSQITVFGGTGFLGRHTIRALAKAGHRIRVAVRYPNTGFFLPPMGTVGQIVLLRCNAREADEVAAAVAGAEAVVNLTGILAPRGEQSFEAVHVEAAETIAKAAKAAGARTLVHVSAIGADKDAASAYAGSKGEGEERVRAAFPEAAIVRPSLVFGPEDDFFNRFAALARILPALPLIGGGHTRFQPVFVGDVAAAIARLAQDPSLGGRIYELGGPAVYTFKELMQIVLRETGRQRLLVPVPFALATLKALFLQFLPKPLLTPDQVTLLKSDNVVTGENGLGALGITPTSVEAEVPAYLWRFRSKGQYEELVRERVSAAPAPQ, encoded by the coding sequence ATGACCAAGTCCCAGATCACGGTATTCGGCGGCACGGGCTTTCTCGGCCGCCATACGATCCGCGCCCTCGCCAAGGCCGGGCACCGCATCCGCGTCGCGGTGCGCTATCCCAATACGGGGTTCTTCCTGCCGCCGATGGGCACGGTCGGCCAGATCGTGCTGCTGCGCTGCAACGCCCGCGAGGCGGACGAGGTGGCGGCCGCGGTGGCCGGCGCCGAGGCGGTCGTCAACCTGACCGGCATCCTCGCTCCGCGCGGCGAGCAGAGCTTCGAGGCGGTGCACGTCGAAGCGGCCGAGACCATCGCCAAGGCGGCGAAGGCGGCCGGCGCCCGGACGCTGGTGCACGTCTCCGCGATCGGCGCCGACAAGGACGCGGCCAGCGCCTATGCCGGCAGCAAGGGCGAAGGCGAGGAGCGCGTGCGCGCGGCCTTTCCGGAGGCCGCCATCGTGCGGCCGTCGCTGGTGTTCGGGCCGGAGGACGATTTCTTCAACCGCTTCGCGGCGCTCGCGCGCATCCTGCCGGCGCTGCCGCTGATCGGCGGCGGGCACACGCGATTCCAGCCGGTGTTCGTCGGCGACGTCGCGGCCGCCATCGCCCGGCTGGCGCAGGACCCGTCGCTCGGCGGCAGGATCTACGAGCTCGGCGGGCCGGCGGTCTATACGTTCAAGGAGCTGATGCAGATCGTGCTGCGGGAGACCGGGCGCCAGCGCCTGCTCGTGCCGGTGCCGTTCGCGCTCGCCACGCTGAAGGCGCTGTTCCTGCAATTCCTGCCCAAGCCGCTCCTGACGCCCGATCAGGTGACCCTGCTCAAATCGGACAATGTGGTGACCGGCGAGAATGGCCTTGGCGCGCTCGGCATCACGCCGACCTCGGTGGAGGCGGAGGTGCCGGCCTATCTGTGGCGCTTCCGGTCCAAGGGCCAGTACGAGGAACTGGTTCGCGAGCGCGTCAGCGCAGCGCCAGCACCGCAATAA
- a CDS encoding alpha/beta hydrolase, whose product MTDYLVRRDGGRIAYDRHRGNGPGVVWLGGFKSDRTGTKSQALGAWAREQDRAFVTFDYYGHGASDGDFREGTVTRWRDDGLEVLDRLTEGPQILVGSSMGGWLALLLALTRPGRVAGLLLIAPATDFTQELLWKSYSPDIRRRIEEEGEYLWPSLYDAEPYPITRTLIEDGATHLLLGGKIGIACPVRIVQGMADPDVPWEHAMRLLDALGPDSEITLLKSGEHRLSKPHEIATILRLLEAMV is encoded by the coding sequence ATGACCGACTATCTCGTTCGCCGCGACGGCGGGCGCATCGCCTATGACCGGCATCGGGGAAACGGACCCGGTGTCGTCTGGCTCGGCGGCTTCAAGTCCGACAGGACCGGCACCAAGTCCCAGGCGCTCGGCGCCTGGGCGCGCGAGCAGGACCGCGCCTTCGTGACGTTCGACTATTACGGCCACGGCGCCTCCGACGGCGATTTTCGCGAGGGAACGGTGACGCGCTGGCGGGACGACGGCCTCGAAGTCCTCGACCGGCTGACGGAGGGGCCGCAGATCCTGGTCGGCTCCAGCATGGGCGGCTGGCTGGCCTTGCTGTTAGCGCTCACGCGGCCCGGCCGCGTGGCGGGCCTGCTGCTGATCGCACCCGCCACCGACTTCACGCAGGAGTTGTTGTGGAAATCCTATTCGCCCGACATCCGCCGCCGGATCGAGGAAGAAGGCGAATATCTGTGGCCATCGCTCTACGACGCCGAACCCTATCCGATCACCCGCACGCTGATCGAGGACGGCGCCACGCATCTGCTGCTCGGCGGCAAGATCGGCATCGCCTGTCCGGTCCGCATCGTGCAAGGCATGGCGGATCCCGACGTGCCGTGGGAGCACGCCATGCGGCTGCTGGACGCGCTTGGCCCCGATAGCGAGATCACGCTGCTGAAATCCGGCGAGCACCGGCTCTCCAAGCCGCACGAGATCGCGACGATCCTGCGCCTGCTGGAAGCGATGGTGTGA